The genomic region ATTTCCAGTTTATCGGTGGGATTACAGTAGATATATACCATACATTAGCAGCTCTTGTCTGCCGAAACTGAGTTAGTCAATACATTACAACAATTTTCCTGTCTGTTGTAACTGCTGGTTCGCTGATAGATAAGTAATACTTCTTCTTACTATTTATTTTTTATTTGTCAAGTCATCTTGCTTTTTCGTAACATTTTTGTTACATTAGTTTACAAGAGTTAATAAATAGGAAGTAAACACTATGTACACGACTACCAACGAAGAAGGCATTCTGAATAACTACGCTACCGAGCCACAAATGTACTATTCCGAGTATCCATCCCCAGAACAACAGAGTCGCTATGCTTTTCAAGGCGCGATCGCTGGTGTATTTGTCATGGCTATAGTATTAGTTGCTCTAGTTGCTAGCTAAGTTTTTTAATTTCAAGATTTAAGTTCGATAACAGTAGCTCCCATCGGCATTTAATTCCTCCTCTTGCACCTCGGCTCTTGAGTCGAGGTTTTTTGTTACCCAGCAGCTTTATTTGCGAAGTTGTGCCAGCTAATCGTGTAGATATGGATGTGGGTTATTTTGCTACACAGAACGAATTGGTAGCGATCGCCCATGACGAATGTTAAAAGATGCGAGTAACTGGCAATTTTGTTTCAGGTTTAGGTATTCTACAAGAGTTACTTTTGTGATGTAAGCCTGTGACAGTCACCGATTCTACAAAACAGTACCATTACAAACCCTCGCATAAACCAAACCAGCTATTATATGGCACTGGACAAGTTGCAGTAGTGACTGGTTGGACTGTCAAACAGGCGATCGCTAAGCATTTGCAACAGAGCGAATATGCAGTCATCGGACAGTTATACTCGCCAACGCGGGGAATTAACTTGCTGATCCGCAATTTACTCGCCAATCCTCACGTTCGTTTCTTAGTCGTTCTCAACGCTACTAAAGAAGATAGAAACTCAGGGGGTACGAAGTGCTTGTTAGATTTTTTCGAGCATGGCTTTGCAGCAGGGTCAAGCGATACGGGAAAGCCCTGCTGGATAATTCGTTCCTCCATTTCTGGGTATATCGATATGGAAGTCGATGCTTTTGCATTGGAACAGTTGCGGCAAAATCTTGTAGTTAAGGAAGTGTTTTCGATTACTGAAGCAGTTGAGCAGACGCGCAATTTTGTTGCTGTGACTCAACAACAAGAAATACAGCCTTGGGGTGTGCCTTTAGAATTTCCTATAGGGAGTGTAGTTCCTACAGTTTTACCTGGAAATCGTTACGGACATCGAATTGAAGGAAAAACAATTGCTGAAACTTGGGTGAAAATTATTCACCGAATCAAAACGACAGGAACAATTCGACCTACTGGCTACGATGGGCAATGGCAGGAATTGATTGATCTGATGGCAATTGTCACTGACGAACCAGAGGATTTCTATTTTCCCGAACCAAATTATTTACCATGCGATCGCGCTTTCATTCAAGAATATCTCTCGCAGATTTTAGACGACCAGCCCTATAGAGAAGGGGTGAAATATACTTACGGTCAAAGATTGCGATCGCATTTTGGTCGGGATCAAGTCGAGCAGGTGATTCAAAAGCTGATCGGAGAGATCGATGCTGCTAGTGCCGTCATGACACTGTGGGATGTGAAAGACCATGAAAAAGGTGGTAGCCCGTGTTTAAATCATATTTGGGTGAGAGTTGTCGAGCAAGAAATATCATTAACAGCGACGTTACGCAGTAACGATATGTTTTCGGCATGGGCTGCAAACGCTATGGGATTGAGGGCGTTACAACAGCATATTCGAGATGAAATTGCCGCTCGTTCTAGTTACGATTTACGCATGGGACCGCTGATTACAATTAGCCAATCAGCCCACATATATGACGATACTTGGGAAAATGTAGACCAACTGATTAAGCAGCAGTACGCAGTAATTGCTAAACAATTAGACTATAACGATCCATGTGGAAACTTCCTAATTGAAGTTACAGATGGTGAGATAGTTGTTACCCAAACAACACCTGGT from Chroococcidiopsis sp. SAG 2025 harbors:
- a CDS encoding thymidylate synthase encodes the protein MTVTDSTKQYHYKPSHKPNQLLYGTGQVAVVTGWTVKQAIAKHLQQSEYAVIGQLYSPTRGINLLIRNLLANPHVRFLVVLNATKEDRNSGGTKCLLDFFEHGFAAGSSDTGKPCWIIRSSISGYIDMEVDAFALEQLRQNLVVKEVFSITEAVEQTRNFVAVTQQQEIQPWGVPLEFPIGSVVPTVLPGNRYGHRIEGKTIAETWVKIIHRIKTTGTIRPTGYDGQWQELIDLMAIVTDEPEDFYFPEPNYLPCDRAFIQEYLSQILDDQPYREGVKYTYGQRLRSHFGRDQVEQVIQKLIGEIDAASAVMTLWDVKDHEKGGSPCLNHIWVRVVEQEISLTATLRSNDMFSAWAANAMGLRALQQHIRDEIAARSSYDLRMGPLITISQSAHIYDDTWENVDQLIKQQYAVIAKQLDYNDPCGNFLIEVTDGEIVVTQTTPGNGEVVACYSGKNPLKLLREICAASPSIRPDHAGYLGMELQKASECLKTGKLYNQDGK
- the psb34 gene encoding photosystem II assembly protein Psb34, with the protein product MYTTTNEEGILNNYATEPQMYYSEYPSPEQQSRYAFQGAIAGVFVMAIVLVALVAS